The genomic DNA TAAGAGGAGCGCAGATGCCGGCTGTATTAGTAGAGGTTGGATTTATCTCCAATAAATATGAGGAGTCTAATTTAAATACCTGGAGATTCAAGAGTAATATAGCAGAGGCATTAGTTAGAGGAGTTGAATCTTATGAGAAAGAGTATCTGGTGAGCCATGGATATAATAGATAGAAGAGAACTGCCAATAGCTGTCTTTGATTCCGGAGTAGGGGGTCTTACAATTGTTAAGGAGATTTTAAATATCTTACCTCAGGAATCAGTGCTCTATTTAGGTGATACTGCGCGGGTACCTTATGGAGCTAAATCAGCCGAGACAGTTAAGAGGTTTACAGAGGAGGCTATCTCTTTTTTCAAACCCAAAGGGATAAAGATGCTTCTCATTGCTTGTAATACCTCATCTAGCCTGGCTCTACCTAGTCTTAGAGAAGATTATGGTTTTAAAATACTGGGGGTAGTTGATGCCGGAGCAGAAGAGGCTGCTAAGGTGAGCAGGATTAAGAGGATTGGAGTGATAGGGACAGAGGCGACCATAAGCAGCGGGATCTATGAGAGAAAATTAAAAGAGTTAGACCCAAGCTTAGAAGTTTTCAGTAAGTCTTGCCCTCTCCTTGTTCCTCTTGTTGAAGAGGGGTGGATAGATGAACCTGAAAGCTATAAAATAGCT from Candidatus Kaelpia aquatica includes the following:
- the murI gene encoding glutamate racemase, with protein sequence MDIIDRRELPIAVFDSGVGGLTIVKEILNILPQESVLYLGDTARVPYGAKSAETVKRFTEEAISFFKPKGIKMLLIACNTSSSLALPSLREDYGFKILGVVDAGAEEAAKVSRIKRIGVIGTEATISSGIYERKLKELDPSLEVFSKSCPLLVPLVEEGWIDEPESYKIASKYLKSLKDKKIDTLILGCTHYPLMKKMIQYGIGEHVALIDSAKAFIKRVRNVLSSDDILSNRKDKEYRFYVTDEPGKFKELSEVFLGAALGTVERVDLKECNNVSDFNKV